Proteins co-encoded in one Nicotiana sylvestris chromosome 7, ASM39365v2, whole genome shotgun sequence genomic window:
- the LOC104236627 gene encoding probable protein phosphatase 2C 39, protein MTGREIIHKIKERVGLSSSDTGKGKSKMSKHITHGYHMVEGKSHHTMEDYVFAQFKQVDDNELGLFAIFDGHLSHEIPDYLRSHLFNNILNEPNFWVEPESAIRRAYRITDSTILDKATDLGKGGSTAVTAILINGQKLVVANVGDSRAVICKNGVAKQLSIDHEPGRERKIIEDRGGFVSNFPGDVPRVDGQLAVARAFGDKSLKMHLSSEPDVMVELIDDDTELLILASDGVWKVLSNQEAADCIKSIKDARSAAKHLNEQALAKGSTDDISCVVVRFQ, encoded by the exons ATGACTGGCAGAGAAATCATTCACAAAATAAAG GAAAGGGTTGGTTTAAGTTCATCTGATACCGGAAAAGGTAAGAGTAAAATGTCAAAGCACATAACCCATGGGTATCACATGGTTGAGGGAAAATCTCATCACACCATGGAAGACTATGTTTTTGCACAATTTAAGCAAGTTGACGATAATGAACTTGGACTATTTGCAATATTTGATGGCCATTTAAGCCATGAGATTCCTGATTACCTCCGATCTCACTTATTCAACAATATCCTGAATGAG CCTAACTTCTGGGTTGAACCGGAGTCTGCAATCAGGAGAGCATACCGCATAACTGATTCCACTATTTTGGATAAGGCTACTGATTTGGGTAAAGGAGGGTCCACTGCAGTTACAGCCATATTGATTAATGGTCAGAAACTAGTTGTAGCTAATGTAGGAGATTCTCGTGCTGTGATTTGCAAGAATGGAGTAGCCAAACAGCTGTCCATTGACCATGAGCCTGGCAGAGAGAGGAAGATCATTGAGGATAGAGGTGGTTTTGTTTCCAATTTTCCAG GTGATGTGCCTCGGGTTGATGGGCAGTTAGCAGTAGCAAGGGCATTTGGTGACAAGAGCTTGAAGATGCATCTTAGTTCAGAGCCGGATGTGATGGTAGAGCTCATTGATGACGATACAGAGCTTCTCATCTTGGCTAGTGATGGTGTATGGAAG GTACTGTCAAACCAAGAAGCTGCGGATTGCATAAAGAGTATAAAGGATGCACGATCAGCTGCGAAGCACCTTAATGAACAAGCCCTTGCAAAGGGAAGTACTGATGATATATCCTGTGTGGTTGTAAGGTTCCAATAA
- the LOC138873224 gene encoding uncharacterized protein, translated as MLRKDAETSWTEDCQRAFNKIKEYLSTPPVLKEVKGQALADHLAENPVGGECEPLKTYFPDEKVSFVREDVTEAYDGWKMFFDRATNFKGVGIGAVLVSETGQHYPVSVKLRFPCTNNMAEYEACIMGLNLAIDMNIKELLVIGDLDLLVHQVQAEWATKNTKILPYLHYIQELMKRFTKIEFKHVPRIQNEFADALATLSSMIQHPD; from the exons atgctgaggaaagatgctgaaacaagttggaccgaagattgtcagAGGGCTTTCAACAAAATTAAGgagtacttgtccacaccaccagtccta aaggaggtcaaaggacaagcattggcagaccatcttgctgaaaatcctgtgggaggagaatgtgaacccttgaaaacgtattttcctgatgaaaaagTGTCATTCGTAAGAGAGGACGTTActgaagcatatgacggttggaaaatgttctttgatagagctacaaatttcaaaggagtgggcattggagcggttttagtatcagaaacaggtcaacacTACCCTGTATCTGTGAAGCTTAGGtttccgtgcaccaacaatatggcagaatatgaggcttgcatcatgggactcaatctggccatcgatatgaatataaAGGAGTTACTGGTGATTGGAGATTTGGATCTTCTAGTACATCAGGTTCAAGCAGAATGGGCTACAAAGAACACCAAAATACTACCATACTTGCATTACATACAAGAATTGATGAAAAGATTCACAAAAATAGAGTtcaaacatgtgcccagaattcaaaatgagtttgcagatgcattggccactttatcatcaatgatacaacatccagactag